The Fluviicola sp. genome contains a region encoding:
- a CDS encoding glycosyltransferase family 39 protein, giving the protein MDRKNYTKYYFPLFFILLGFVLKGLFLGSNSLGGDEPFSVYHSRQSLDHLFSVFQSENNPPLHFLVLHYWIRMFGISELSVRMPSLIFSAFTVLFIYRIGLRFFNLRVAVIASILFTFSTYQVLYAHEARAYALMGFLTSVSMYYYLEIIHSKNSNRWKLCWFFLANTLLIYTHFFGFFILFIQFFFILFQRKLLREYYRFLILFVVVMLIAYSPYIWTVLNRFSSSAGGTWVAPPSGMNALYEMLRAFSNAPVTAVFTLAGMVAGLIILVVKRKQNPNRLATRLILCWFYIPFLFMFVISFWIPMFLDRYLMFIAVGFPVLVAVSTDFIIQKPKLRLLIPGFICLLFIVTVKPDKTNKREVRQTVQLVKQLENKETLVLVVPVHFSLNFIYYYDRNLFKLPDMELVQRKLSKRNLYCINSLEWIDYKAAKRIVLVDAASNFSAPNNNILNTLNAGFNQTNKHHIEEIFDIYEFEAK; this is encoded by the coding sequence ATGGACCGCAAAAATTATACGAAATATTATTTTCCGCTCTTTTTCATCCTTTTGGGTTTTGTCCTGAAGGGATTATTCCTCGGCTCCAATTCCCTGGGCGGCGATGAACCGTTCAGTGTGTATCATTCACGGCAATCATTGGATCATCTTTTTAGTGTTTTCCAGAGTGAGAACAATCCGCCGCTGCATTTCCTGGTATTGCATTATTGGATCAGGATGTTCGGTATTTCTGAACTTTCGGTGCGGATGCCTTCACTGATTTTCAGTGCTTTTACGGTATTGTTTATCTACCGGATCGGGTTGCGATTCTTCAACCTGCGCGTGGCGGTTATTGCCTCCATCCTGTTTACTTTCTCCACTTACCAGGTCCTGTATGCACACGAAGCAAGAGCTTACGCACTCATGGGTTTCCTTACCTCCGTTTCCATGTACTACTACCTGGAAATCATCCATTCGAAAAACAGCAATCGCTGGAAATTATGCTGGTTCTTCCTGGCAAACACCTTATTGATCTACACACACTTTTTCGGGTTTTTCATCCTGTTCATTCAATTCTTCTTTATCCTTTTCCAACGGAAATTACTCCGCGAGTATTACCGCTTCCTGATTTTGTTCGTAGTAGTTATGCTCATCGCTTATTCGCCCTATATCTGGACAGTTCTAAACCGTTTCTCCAGTTCTGCCGGCGGAACCTGGGTAGCGCCTCCAAGCGGGATGAATGCACTTTATGAAATGTTGCGGGCGTTTAGCAATGCACCGGTAACCGCTGTGTTTACACTTGCAGGAATGGTTGCTGGGTTGATTATTTTAGTTGTAAAACGCAAACAAAATCCCAACCGGCTGGCAACCAGACTCATTCTCTGCTGGTTCTACATTCCGTTCTTATTCATGTTTGTGATCTCGTTTTGGATTCCCATGTTCCTGGACCGCTACCTGATGTTTATTGCCGTCGGTTTCCCGGTTCTGGTAGCTGTTTCCACAGATTTCATCATTCAAAAGCCGAAACTAAGACTCCTGATTCCGGGATTTATCTGTTTATTGTTTATCGTTACTGTAAAACCTGATAAGACCAACAAACGCGAAGTGAGGCAAACGGTTCAGTTGGTCAAACAACTGGAAAATAAAGAAACACTTGTTTTGGTTGTCCCGGTTCATTTCTCACTCAACTTCATTTATTATTATGACCGGAATCTGTTCAAGCTTCCCGATATGGAATTGGTCCAACGGAAATTGAGTAAACGAAACCTTTACTGCATCAACAGCCTGGAATGGATCGATTACAAAGCTGCAAAACGCATTGTTCTGGTAGACGCCGCCAGTAATTTCTCCGCTCCTAACAACAACATTCTGAACACATTGAATGCCGGATTCAATCAAACGAATAAGCACCACATCGAAGAAATTTTCGACATCTACGAGTTCGAAGCCAAATAA
- the hppD gene encoding 4-hydroxyphenylpyruvate dioxygenase has product MSNEIKNVEYGLEKIFEGAQDFLPLLGTDYVEFYVGNAKQAAHYYKTAFGFQDLAYAGLETGVKDRASYVLKQDKIRIVLTTALKSDSPIGEHVKKHGDGVKVIALWVEDARKSYEETTKRGAKSFFEPMVESDEHGEVVRSGIYGAYGETVFVFVERKNYTGIFLPGYVEHKTAYNPAPVGLKFIDHMVGNTGWNRMNEAVKWFEDIMGFVNFLSFDDKQITTEYSALMSKVMSNGNGRIKFPINEPAEGKKRSQIEEYIDFYEGEGVQHLAVATDDIIQTVADMRSRGVEFLSTPPQAYYDAIPERLKDHMNKFKEDINELQKLGIMIDADDEGYLLQIFTKPVEDRPTVFFEVIQRMGARGFGAGNFKALFESIEREQEKRGTL; this is encoded by the coding sequence ATGAGTAACGAAATTAAAAACGTAGAATACGGATTAGAGAAAATTTTTGAAGGCGCACAAGACTTTTTACCTTTGCTGGGAACTGATTACGTGGAGTTTTATGTAGGTAACGCGAAACAGGCGGCTCACTATTATAAAACAGCATTCGGTTTCCAGGATTTGGCTTACGCTGGATTGGAAACAGGTGTGAAAGACCGCGCTTCTTATGTATTGAAACAAGACAAGATCCGCATTGTACTTACAACTGCATTGAAGAGCGATTCACCGATCGGGGAACACGTGAAAAAACACGGTGACGGAGTAAAAGTGATCGCGCTTTGGGTAGAAGATGCCAGAAAATCATACGAAGAAACAACCAAAAGAGGAGCGAAGTCTTTCTTTGAGCCGATGGTTGAATCAGACGAACACGGAGAGGTGGTTCGTTCCGGAATTTACGGGGCTTACGGTGAAACGGTTTTCGTTTTCGTGGAGCGCAAAAATTACACGGGAATTTTCCTTCCGGGTTATGTAGAGCATAAAACAGCTTACAATCCGGCTCCGGTTGGATTGAAATTCATTGACCACATGGTAGGAAATACCGGGTGGAACAGAATGAACGAAGCAGTAAAATGGTTCGAAGATATCATGGGATTCGTAAACTTCCTGTCATTCGATGACAAACAGATCACTACCGAGTATTCTGCTTTGATGTCGAAAGTAATGTCGAACGGGAACGGACGTATTAAATTCCCGATCAACGAACCGGCGGAAGGAAAAAAACGTTCTCAAATCGAAGAATACATTGATTTTTACGAAGGAGAAGGAGTTCAGCACCTTGCAGTGGCAACAGACGATATCATCCAAACGGTAGCGGATATGCGTTCCCGCGGGGTGGAGTTCTTATCAACACCTCCTCAGGCATATTACGATGCAATTCCGGAGCGTTTGAAAGACCACATGAACAAATTCAAGGAAGATATCAACGAGTTGCAGAAACTGGGAATTATGATCGATGCGGATGACGAAGGTTATTTGCTGCAGATCTTTACAAAACCGGTAGAAGACCGTCCGACTGTTTTCTTCGAAGTGATTCAGCGAATGGGAGCAAGAGGGTTCGGAGCAGGAAACTTCAAAGCTTTGTTCGAATCCATTGAAAGAGAGCAGGAAAAGCGTGGAACGCTTTAA
- a CDS encoding homogentisate 1,2-dioxygenase gives MPFYYHLGKIPPKRHTQFRKESGDLYYEQLFGTEGFHGFSSLLYHVHRPTMVRSVKELKDLTPVPAVNKNITSRMLKGYNVAPKDDFLDSREIVLFNNDLNIALAAPKKSMQTYFYKNADADEVIFIHEGSGKLRTMLGNIPFSYGDYLVIPRGMIYQMEFETEKNRLFIVESFSPILTPRNYRNKFGQLLEHSPFCERDFRGPTELETHDELGSFIIKIKKENMLHELEYASHPFDVVGWDGYNFPYAFSIHDFEPITGRVHQPPPVHQTFEAHNFVVCSFVPRMYDYHPLSIPAPYNHSNIDSDELLYYVDGDFMSRNHVEKGYISLHPGGIPHGPHPGAYERSIGQTETKELAVMVDTFRPLKLTQAAVDMEDDSYATSWLDK, from the coding sequence ATGCCTTTTTACTATCATTTGGGGAAAATTCCTCCTAAAAGACATACTCAATTCCGAAAGGAATCCGGTGATTTGTACTACGAACAATTGTTCGGTACGGAAGGATTCCACGGTTTTTCTTCCTTGTTGTACCATGTACATCGTCCGACAATGGTTAGATCCGTGAAGGAATTGAAAGATTTGACCCCGGTTCCTGCAGTGAATAAGAACATTACTTCACGCATGCTGAAAGGGTATAATGTGGCGCCCAAAGATGATTTTCTGGATTCCCGCGAAATCGTGTTGTTCAATAATGACCTGAATATTGCGCTTGCAGCACCTAAAAAGTCGATGCAGACCTATTTTTATAAGAATGCAGATGCCGATGAAGTAATCTTCATCCACGAAGGAAGCGGAAAATTGCGAACGATGCTTGGGAACATTCCGTTCAGTTACGGGGATTACCTGGTTATTCCACGCGGAATGATCTACCAGATGGAGTTTGAAACAGAGAAAAACCGCTTGTTCATTGTAGAATCGTTTTCCCCGATCTTAACTCCGCGCAATTACCGCAATAAGTTCGGACAGTTGCTGGAGCATTCTCCGTTCTGTGAACGCGATTTCAGAGGACCGACCGAACTGGAAACGCACGATGAACTGGGAAGCTTCATCATCAAGATCAAAAAAGAGAACATGCTGCACGAATTGGAATATGCTTCGCATCCGTTCGACGTAGTAGGCTGGGATGGGTACAATTTCCCGTATGCTTTTTCGATCCATGATTTCGAACCGATTACCGGACGAGTTCACCAGCCACCGCCGGTGCACCAAACGTTTGAGGCACACAATTTCGTGGTTTGCTCATTCGTTCCGAGAATGTACGATTATCATCCGCTTTCCATTCCTGCACCTTACAACCACAGTAATATCGATTCCGATGAGTTGCTGTATTATGTAGACGGTGACTTTATGAGCAGAAACCACGTGGAGAAAGGATACATTTCCCTGCATCCGGGTGGAATTCCTCACGGGCCGCATCCGGGAGCTTACGAAAGAAGTATCGGGCAAACAGAAACGAAAGAACTTGCCGTGATGGTAGATACTTTCAGACCATTAAAATTAACACAGGCGGCTGTTGATATGGAAGACGATTCCTACGCAACAAGTTGGCTGGATAAGTAA